In the Solea senegalensis isolate Sse05_10M unplaced genomic scaffold, IFAPA_SoseM_1 scf7180000013730, whole genome shotgun sequence genome, one interval contains:
- the LOC122760543 gene encoding uncharacterized protein LOC122760543 encodes MGSVLQERGGGVIVTRGETERKKKKKKEATWSNNKPNELSNKMGRRQSQRKSVQPQCTFTSQENNNDKKLPQRRKHKPHTALSKCNNCQHSSQGTLETKSHLLSPAEDRTEPKVQLAARLCGHSEMKHTGSRRSRHTPAFPCHHLSDSSPDLVERPSPKPAVGQLSGHGDGDSDTDLSESERLPVSSSDRVPPQLELRPDTTEPEDWSARSPRPRHSRSSSDFPDFLPPPFNSWNLSQLALLYNMEKSIGASRPKPVGCLERYLEKLLQLEWCQLQTTQEESGSSSVSDVTSGCHRSPAAASSRLSTPKCILQCQRAFPLTLLSSLSCHSTMVSSCACTLNRIRHSVCNTPGCHSTHSPSCTSRPMLEQRRPVSLPKRSCSESRVHFSDRSTVSRAQRLSSPVRANSYLRRMQASGNIRNSTPGTNTKPHSTARDWSVGAQGHVMDYRTEEFRKRSSSEQRRYGGAERHQNGSDRRRSGSECRRGVTERMRLVDLKEPEIKPDAVTAIMDNLSASKFPPGHRPNRPKQVEFVT; translated from the exons ATGGGCTCAGTGCTgcaggagagagggggaggcgTCATCGTCACCAGGGGGGAGacggagaggaagaagaagaagaagaaggaggcgACATGGAGCAACAACAAGCCGAATGAGCTCAG TAACAAAATGGGAAGACGGCAGTCACAAAGGAAGTCAGTGCAGCCACAGTGCACCTTCACAAGTCAAGAGAACAATAATGACAAA AAACTGCCACAAAGACGAAAGCACAAGCCCCACACTGCCCTGTCCAAATGCAATAACTGCCAACACAG TTCTCAGGGAACATTGGAGACCAAGTCTCATCTACTGTCCCCAGCTGAAGACAGGACGGAGCCAAAGGTGCAGCTGGCTGCTCGGCTTTGTGGccacagtgagatgaagcacaCAGGATCCAGGAGGAGCAGACACACACCAGCTTTTCCCTGTCACCATCTGTCTGATTCCAGCCCCGATCTGGTGGAGAGACCTTCACCGAAACCAGCGGTGGGACAGCTGAGTGGCCATGGAGAtggtgacagtgacactgactTGTCTGAGTCAGAGAGACTTCCCGTGTCGTCCTCAGACCGGGTTCCTCCACAACTCGAGCTGAGGCCAGACACCACAGAGCCTGAAGACTGGTCAGCTCGCAGCCCCAGGCCGCGACACAGTCGCAGCAGTTCTGACTTTCCGGATTTTCTTCCTCCACCTTTTAACTCCTGGAACCTCAGTCAGCTTGCTCTTCTCTACAACATGGAGAAGAGTATTGGGGCGTCTCGGCCCAAGCCGGTGGGATGTCTGGAAAGATACCTTgagaagctgctgcagctggagtGGTGTCAGCTCCAGACTACCCAAGAGGAGAGTGGGAGTTCGTCTGTGTCAGATGTGACATCTGGCTGTCACAGGTCACCTGCGGCTGCCTCATCACGCCTCAGCACACCGAAGTGTATCCTCCAGTGTCAGCGTGCGTTCCCCCTCACCTTGCTTTCCTCCCTGTCCTGTCACTCCACAATGGTCTCCAGCTGTGCCTGCACTCTGAACCGCATCCGCCACTCCGTTTGTAACACGCCGGGCTGTCACTCCACCCACAGTCCCAGCTGTACATCGAGACCCATGCTGGAGCAGAGACGTCCCGTATCACTGCCTAAAAGGAGCTGCAGCGAGAGCCGGGTGCATTTCTCAGACAGGAGCACAGTATCCCGAGCTCAGAGGTTGAGCAGCCCGGTGAGGGCCAACAGCTATCTGAGGAGAATGCAAGCCTCAGGAAACATCCGCAACTCAACTCCAGGCACTAACACCAAACCTCACTCCACTGCCAGGGACTGGAGTGTTGGAGCACAGGGACACGTGATGGACTACAGGACTGAAGAGTTTAGGAAGAGGAGCAGCTCAGAACAGAGGAGATACggaggagcagagagacacCAAAATGGATCAGATAGAAGACGGAGTGGTTCCGAGTGTAGAAGAGGAGTAACTGAGCGGATGAGACTAGTTGATCTGAAGGAACCAGAAATCAAACCAGATGCTGTCACTGCAATTATGGACAATTTATCTGCATCCAAATTTCCTCCTGGTCACAGGCCAAACAGGCCAAAACAAGTGGAGTTTGTTACATGA
- the LOC122760544 gene encoding zinc finger protein 287-like isoform X2, with translation MATATLQTFNVFLTEKLTAAALDIYGFVEKTITDYQEEVYRTKLENQRLQRLLDLVYKPDIRLHRADSRQIDLPSPTQEEQQIKTECPDHSNAKESSSILPHKMEEAGLRSRSVEIPAHLDNSFTDSPTQVVTVQEYKENQMPDSLIQAVTVREHTKYEMPSQHDQPLSSFGATPTAHAAEALPNPTNESTHFVCGKTTGSKGQMIFHQKMHTNERPYVCHVCGTSLRLKGHLKDHLRTHTGEKPFNCFICGKHFARSTNMSKHVRNMHKESLPFKCLLCEHRCPRLVRLKQHMKTAHYVIYSV, from the exons ATGGCCACCGCAACACTTCAGACATTCAACGTCTTTCTGACGGAGAAATTAACCGCTGCCGCCTTAGACATCTACGGCTTTGTTGAAAAGACAATAACGGACTACCAGGAGGAAGTGTACCGGACAAAGCTGGAGAACCAGAGGCTGCAGCGACTGCTGGATCTGGTCTACAAGCCGGATATACGACTGCACAGAGCAG ATTCAAGGCAGATCGATTTGCCCTCACCAacacaggaggagcagcagataAAGACGGAGTGTCCAGATCACAGTAACGCCAAAGAGTCGTCGTCCATCCTGCCCCATAAAATGGAAGAGGCTGGGCTTCGGAGCAGGTCGGTGGAGATACCTGCACATCTGGATAACAGCTTCACAGACTCACCGACTCAAGTGGTCACAGTTCAAGAGTACAAGGAAAATCAGATGCCAGACAGCCTCATTCAAGCGGTCACAGTCAGAGAGCACACAAAGTATGAGATGCCTTCGCAACATGACCAACCGTTATCGTCTTTTGGAGCGACTCCAACAGCTCATGCAGCTGAAGCTCTACCAAATCCTACCAATGAGTCGACCCACTTTGTTTGTGGTAAAACAACAGGCAGCAAAGGTCAAATGATCTTTCATCAGAAAATGCACACCAACGAGAGACCGTATGTCTGTCATGTTTGTGGTACCAGTCTTAGACTCAAAGGTCACTTGAAAGATCACTTACGCACTCACACTGGGGAAAAGCCATTCAACTGCTTCATCTGTGGGAAACATTTTGCCCGATCTACCAATATGAGCAAGCATGTGAGGAACATGCACAAGGAGAGTTTGCCGTTCAAGTGCCTGCTGTGCGAACATCGCTGCCCTCGGCTTGTCAGGCTCAAACAGCACATGAAGACGGCACACTACGTCATCTACTCTGTGTGA
- the LOC122760544 gene encoding zinc finger protein 2 homolog isoform X1, producing the protein MATATLQTFNVFLTEKLTAAALDIYGFVEKTITDYQEEVYRTKLENQRLQRLLDLVYKPDIRLHRADAKLPIGPSSLEESDPSQQEWSPSVDQDEPGPSHVKEEQEVQREELWINGFGDQPSAEDSDDGDALTKELIKTVQQLEDCRAAEESREQQQTTEEDPEHSEEKTSTTLYRCHVCNFIFTKKNVLTWHLKTHESKSNDSKGNFDCHICGKHIPCQSNLQNHMRVHTGERPYSCHFCGKSFKLKGHMTEHIRTHTGEKPFSCHICGKSFNRGSTLRKHVLAKHKEERPYKCEDCDELFTERLLMKTHMRKVHGVKLSTSQSVA; encoded by the exons ATGGCCACCGCAACACTTCAGACATTCAACGTCTTTCTGACGGAGAAATTAACCGCTGCCGCCTTAGACATCTACGGCTTTGTTGAAAAGACAATAACGGACTACCAGGAGGAAGTGTACCGGACAAAGCTGGAGAACCAGAGGCTGCAGCGACTGCTGGATCTGGTCTACAAGCCGGATATACGACTGCACAGAGCAG ATGCCAAATTGCCAATTGGGCCTTCATCATTGGAGGAGAGTGACCCTTCACAGCAGGAGTGGAGCCCAAGTGTGGACCAGGATGAGCCAGGGCCCTCTCATGttaaagaggagcaggaggtgcAGAGGGAGGAGCTGTGGATCAATGGGTTTGGGGATCAGCCATCAGCAGAGGACAGCGACGATGGGGACGCTTTAACGAAAGAGCTCATCAAAACagtgcagcagctggaggactgcagagcagctgaggagagcagagagcaaCAGCAAACGACTGAAGAGGATCCAGAGCATTCTGAGGAGAAGACGAGCACCACACTGTACCGCTGCCACGTTTGCAACTTCATATTTACCAAAAAGAACGTGCTCACATGGCACCTCAAGACCCACGAAAGCAAGTCAAACGACAGCAAGGGCAACTTTGACTGCCACATATGTGGCAAGCACATTCCCTGCCAGAGCAACCTGCAGAACCACATGAGAGTGCACACGGGAGAGAGACCCTACAGCTGCCACTTCTGCGGCAAGAGTTTCAAACTGAAAGGCCACATGACGGAACATATACGGACTCACACGGGCGAGAAGCCGTTCAGCTGCCACATCTGCGGCAAGTCCTTCAACAGAGGCTCCACGCTGAGGAAACACGTTTTAGCCAAACACAAAGAGGAGAGACCGTACAAATGTGAGGACTGTGACGAGTTATTCACAGAGAGGCTCCTGATGAAGACGCACATGCGAAAGGTTCACGGCGTCAAATTGTCCACAAGTCAGAGTGTGGCCTGA
- the pdrg1 gene encoding p53 and DNA damage-regulated protein 1: protein MDAVSQRVLQYLTEVEEAAEDVLTSKQQIVDLDSKRNRNREALNALKTEIPDSEKVKVCFGNMFIKFPKSKTKEMIEKDQEQLEKEINDVRKGLKAKVNRLNEMQGNPELRGYNLCPLSTDELKALNSILKI, encoded by the exons ATGGACGCTGTTTCGCAGCGTGTTTTGCAGTATTTGACAGAAGTTGAAGAAGCAGCGGAGGATGTTCTCACCTCTAAACAACAG ATAGTTGACCTGGACTCAAAGAGAAACAGGAACAGAGAAGCACTCAATGCCCTAAAAACTGAAATACCTGATTCGG AAAAAGTGAAGGTTTGCTTTGGAAACATGTTCATCAAATTTCCCAAATCAAAGACAAAAGAGATGATTGAGAAAG ACCAGGAGCAGCTCGAAAAGGAGATAAATGATGTGCGCAAAGGACTGAAAGCAAAGGTCAATCGTCTCAATGAGATGCAAG ggaaCCCCGAGCTGAGAGGCTACAACCTTTGTCCTCTGTCCACTGATGAACTCAAAGCTTTGAACAGCATTTTAAAGATATGA
- the LOC122760542 gene encoding cytosolic 10-formyltetrahydrofolate dehydrogenase-like, translating to MKIAVIGQSLFGQEVYKELKKDGHTIVGVFTIPDKDGKADPLATEAEKDGIAVFKFPRWRVKGQAIPEVVNQYKATGAELNVLPFCSQFIPMEVIDHPKHGSIIYHPSLLPRHRGASAINWTLIHGDKKGGFTVFWADEGLDTGPILLKRECYVEPNDTVNTIYKRFLFPEGIKGTVEAVRLIAEGKAPKITQPLEGATYECIQKKDNAKIDWNQPAEALHNWIRGNDKVPGAWAEVDGQKVTFYGSSLVDSGSTASGQALEILGASRPGIVTKAGLVLFGNDGKTLLVKNLQFEDGKMIAAAQYFSSGSSAAVELTEEEKAFAEQMRAVWQSILSNVTQIEDSTDFFKSGATSMDVVRLVEEVKLRASNCQLQNEDIYMNTTFQDFIQMCVRKLRGEDGEEELVVDYVEKDINNMTIKMPHQLFINGEFVDSEGGKTYKTINPTDGSVICEVSLSQISDVDKAVAAAKDAFEEGEWGKMNPRDRGRLIYKLADLMEQHQEELATIEAIDSGAVYTLALKTHVGMSIQTFRYFAGWCDKIQGSTIPINQARPNRNLTFTKKEPIGVCAIVIPWNYPLMMLAWKTAACLAAGNTIVLKPAQVTPLTALKFAELAARAGLPKGVINILPGSGVLVGQRMSDHPDVRKLGFTGSTEIGKHIMKSCAVSNVKKVSLELGGKSPLIIFSDCDMDKAVRMGMSSVFFNKGENCIAAGRLFLEDNIHDQFVAKVVEEVKKMKIGDPLDRSTDHGPQNHKAHLDKLVEYCQTGIKEGATLICGGKQVERPGFFFEPTVFTDVQDHMYMAKEESFGPVMIISKFKGNEVDDVLKRANATEYGLASGVFTRDISKALYVSERLNAGTVFVNTYNKTDVAAPFGGFKQSGFGKDLGQDALNEYLKTKAVTIEY from the exons ATGAAGATTGCAGTGATCGGTCAGAGCCTGTTTGGCCAGGAGGTGTACAAGGAGCTCAAGAAGGACGGTCACACCATCGTGGGAGTGTTTACCATCCCAGACAAGGACGGCAAGGCTGACCCACTGG CCACTGAGGCGGAGAAGGATGGCATAGCTGTTTTCAAGTTCCCCCGCTGGCGTGTGAAGGGCCAGGCCATCCCAGAGGTGGTGAATCAGTACAAGGCCACCGGTGCTGAGCTCAATGTCCTGCCCTTCTGCTCTCAGTTTATCCCCATGGAGGTCATTGACCACCCCAAACATGGCTCCATCATCTACCACCCCTCCCTACTGCCTCGTCACAGAGGGGCCTCTGCTATCAACTG GACCCTGATCCATGGTGACAAAAAGGGTGGGTTCACTGTGTTCTGGGCTGATGAGGGACTGGATACTGGACCAATTCTGCTGAAGAGGGAGTGTTATGTTGAACCCAATGACACCGTCAACACAATCTACAAGAGATTTCTCTTCCCAGAGGGCATCAAAGGCACA GTGGAGGCAGTGAGGCTGATAGCAGAGGGGAAAGCCCCGAAGATCACGCAGCCACTGGAGGGAGCCACATATGAGTGCATCCAGAAGAAAGACAACGCTAAG ATTGACTGGAACCAGCCTGCTGAGGCTCTTCACAACTGGATCAGAGGAAACGACAAAGTGCCCGGTGCCTGGGCAGAGGTGGATGGCCAG AAAGTGACGTTCTATGGTTCCTCGCTGGTGGATTCAGGCTCCACAGCCAGTGGTCAGGCGCTGGAAATCCTTGGAGCCAGTCGACCCGGCATCGTCACCAAGGCAGGCCTGGTCCTGTTTGGCAACGATGGCAAGACG ctgctggtgAAGAATCTGCAGTTTGAAGATGGGAAGATGATCGCTGCAGCACAGTACTTCAGCTCAGGGAGCAGCGCTGCTGTGGAGCtcactgaggaggagaaggccTTTGCTGAACAGATGAGG GCCGTGTGGCAGAGCATTCTCTCTAATGTGACTCAAATTGAAGACTCCACTGATTTCTTCAAGTCTGGTGCGACGTCAATGGATGTGGTCAG GCTCGTGGAGGAGGTGAAGCTCCGGGCCAGTAACTGCCAGCTGCAGAATGAGGACATTTACATGAACACCACGTTCCAAGATTTCATTCAGATGTGCGTcaggaagctcagaggggaggACGGTGAAGAAGAGCTAGTTGTTGACTAT GTGGAGAAGGACATCAacaatatgacaataaaaatgcCTCATCAGCTGTTCATCAATGGGGAGTTTGTTGATTCAGAGGGAGGGAAGACCTACAAGACCATCAACCCCACTGATGGCTCA GTCATCTGTGAAGTGTCTCTGTCTCAAATAAGTGACGTGGACAAGGCAGTGGCTGCAGCTAAAGATGCCTTTGAAGAGGGAGAGTGGGGCAAAATGAACCCAAGGGACAGAGGCAGACTCATCTACAA GCTTGCTGACCTGATGGAGcagcaccaggaggagctggccACCATTGAAGCGATTGACTCTGGAGCCGTTTACACACTGGCCCTCAAGACTCATGTGGGCATGTCCATCCAGACCTTCCGCTACTTCGCTGGCTGGTGTGATAAGATCCAA GGCAGCACCATCCCTATCAACCAGGCCAGGCCCAACCGTAATCTCACCTTTACCAAGAAGGAGCCGATAGG tgtgtgtgccaTCGTGATTCCCTGGAACTACCCTCTGATGATGCTGGCCTGGAAGACAGCAGCCTGCCTCGCAGCTGGAAACACAATCGTCCTCAAACCTGCTCAG GTGACTCCACTGACGGCGCTGAAGTTCGCTGAGTTGGCAGCGAGGGCTGGACTCCCCAAGGGTGTCATTAATATCCTGCCTGGATCAG GTGTTCTAGTGGGTCAGCGCATGTCTGACCATCCTGACGTTCGCAAGCTGGGCTTCACGGGTTCCACCGAGATTGGTAAACACATCATGAAGAG CTGCGCGGTCAGTAATGTGAAGAAAGTCTCTCTGGAGCTTGGAGGAAAGTCGCCTCTCATCATCTTCAGTGACTGCGACATGGACAAGGCTGTGCGCATG ggCATGAGCTCAGTGTTCTTCAATAAGGGAGAGAACTGCATCGCCGCTGGCAGACTGTTTCTTGAAGACAACATTCACGACCAGTTTGTGGCAAAAGTG GTTGAGGAGGTGAAAAAGATGAAGATCGGTGACCCGCTGGACCGCTCCACTGACCACGGGCCTCAGAACCACAAAGCCCACCTGGACAAACTGGTGGAATACTGTCAGACTGGCATCAAGGAGGGAGCCACCCTGATATGTGGTGGCAAACAGGTTGAGCGACCAG GTTTCTTCTTTGAACCCACGGTGTTCACTGATGTGCAAGACCACATGTACATGGCCAAAGAGGAGTCGTTCGGCCCTGTCATGATCATTTCCAAATTCAAGGGAAA TGAAGTGGACGATGTCCTTAAAAGGGCCAATGCTACAGAGTATGGCCTGGCATCGGGTGTTTTCACACGGGACATCAGCAAAGCTCTCTACGTCAGTGAAAGACTCAACGCTGGCACAGTATTTGTCAACACCTACAACAAGACTGATGTGGCTGCACCTTTTGGAGGCTTTAAACAGTCTGGATTTGGCAAAGACCTGG GACAAGATGCTCTAAATGAATACCTGAAGACAAAGGCAGTGACCATAGAGTATTAG